Proteins encoded in a region of the Podospora pseudopauciseta strain CBS 411.78 chromosome 6, whole genome shotgun sequence genome:
- the HYM1 gene encoding Hym1p (EggNog:ENOG503NY6M; COG:S; BUSCO:EOG092633QB), with protein MSFLFGRTRTRTNATDLPKQAREHISKLEGPQGGPKADELAKVLSQIKMVLQGTPEAEPSPEQIYQLITGMIEEDVLYLLAANLHRLPFESRKDTQVIFSYIFRFRTPAGVQKPEPLALAWVVEKRPQVLVELCKSYDHKESATPAGTILREVLKNEAAAAVILYDDGDEMGSSSRGLGAINPERPQTGNGIFWKFFEWIDKSSFEVAADAFTTFRELLTKHKELVPKYLAVNFDLFFSRYNSVLVQSNSYVTKRQSIKLLGEILLDRSNYNVMTAYVDRGEHLKICMNLLRDDRKMVQYEGFHVFKVFVANPHKSVPVQKILLMNREKLLHFLSHFLEDRTDDEQFIDEREFLIKQIRNMPSQPVQPQHR; from the exons atgtcttttctttttgggcgGACGCGCACAAGGACCAATGCGACCGACCTGCCCAAGCAGGCAAGGGAGCATATCTCCAAGTTGGAGGGACCGCAAGGAGGGCCAAAG GCAGATGAGCTAGCAAAGGTTCTATCGCAAATCAAAATGGTTCTCCAAGGCACTCCCG AAGCCGAACCCTCCCCCGAACAAATCTACCAATTGATCACCGGTATGATCGAAGAAGATGTCCTCtacctcctcgccgccaacctccaccgtctccccTTCGAATCTCGAAAAGATACCCAAGTCATCTTCTCCTACATCTTCCGGTTCCGCACCCCCGCCGGCGTTCAGAAACCCGAACCCTTAGCCCTGGCCTGGGTGGTAGAAAAGAGACCGCAAGTACTGGTCGAGCTATGCAAGTCGTACGATCACAAGGAGAGCGCTACGCCGGCTGGGACAATACTGCGCGAGGTTCTCAAGAATGAGGCCGCCGCTGCGGTGATACTgtacgacgacggcgacgagaTGGGGTCCAGCTCGAGGGGCTTGGGCGCTATCAACCCCGAAAGGCCACAAACTGGCAACGGGATTTTCTGGAAGTTTTTTGAGTGGATAGATAAGAGCTCTTTTGAGGTGGCGGCGGATGCTTTTACCACGTTTAGA GAACTCCTCACGAAACACAAAGAACTCGTCCCAAAATACCTCGCCGTCAACTTtgacctcttcttctctcggTACAACTCGGTCCTGGTTCAATCCAACAGCTACGTCACCAAGCGGCAGTCGATCAAACTGCTCGGCGAGATATTGCTCGACCGATCAAACTACAACGTCATGACCGCCTACGTCGACAGGGGGGAGCATCTGAAGATCTGCATGAACTTGCTCAGAGACGACCGGAAAATGGTGCAGTATGAGGGGTTCCACGTTTTCAAAGTCTTTGTGGCGAACCCGCACAAGAGCGTGCCGGTGCAGAAGATATTGCTGATGAACAGGGAGAAGTTGCTGCACTTTTTGAGTCATTTTCTAGAGGACAGGACGGACGATGAGCAGTTTATTGACGAGAGGGAGTTTTTGATCAAGCAGATTAGGAACATGCCGAGTCAGCCTGTTCAGCCGCAACATCGGTAG
- the ILS1 gene encoding isoleucine--tRNA ligase (BUSCO:EOG0926092K; EggNog:ENOG503NVSZ; COG:J) produces MSIDFPKEEEATIQRWREIKAFERQVELSAGKPNYTFYDGPPFATGLPHYGHLLASTIKDIIPRYWSMKGFHVERRFGWDTHGLPIEHEIDKKLGISGKAAVMEMGLEKYNEECRAIVMRYSEEWRHTIERLGRWIDFDNDYKTMDPTFMESEWWVFKQLFDKGEVYQGYRVMPYSTTLTTALSNFEANQNYQDVTDPAVIVAFPLIDEPETNFLAWTTTPWTLPSHTGLAAHPDFEYVKIADEKTGKNFIILEKLLSTLYKDPKKAKFKVLAKYKGKDMLGWKYLPPFDYFYEEYKDVAFKLLNATYVTAESGTGIVHQAPAFGEDDYNVAVEAGIVTEKRPPPDPVDDSGVFTSKVSDFAGLHVKKADKEIIKYLKGTGRLIVESQYKHSYPMCYRSDTPLIYKAVPSWFIRIPKIIPQMLENIEGSHWVPSFVKEKRFASWIANARDWNVSRNRYWGTPIPLWISDDGEERVCIGSIEELKELSGYEGEIADLHRHKIDHITIPSKQGKGILKRVEEVFDCWFESGSMPYASKHYPFENKEEFEKSFPGDFIAEGLDQTRGWFYTLLVLGTHLFGISPFKNCVVNGIVLAEDGKKMSKRLKNYPDPTVVMSKYGSDALRLYLINSPVVRAEPLRFKESGVKEVVAKVLLPFWNSYKFFEGQVALLKKVENIDYKFDPSMESSNTNVMDKWILASCQSLLKFVNEEMAAYRLYTVVPKLLELIDNTTNWYIRFNRKRLKGENGLEDTLHALNTLFEVLFTLCRGLAPFTPFLTDTIYLKLLPSIPEKLQGQDPRSVHFLPFPEVRQELFNPDVERRVQRMQKVIELGRYSRERRTIGLKQPLKTLIVIHHDPQYLEDVRSLQDYITEELNIRDIVLTSDEAQYGVQYSVTADWPVLGKKLKKDMGKVKKALPSVTSEEAYAYTQTGKLVVDGITLEAGDLVVKRGLKEDESSKNLETNTDNDVLTILDVEIYPGLAEEGLAREIINRVQRLRKKAGLQVTDDIKMEYRVLSDPENTGLEKVFESHNETITKALRRPIDKHEVTHIMGQIPEKKEEGIIAEEEQEVQKATFLLRLLKL; encoded by the exons ATGTCCATTGATTTCccgaaggaggaggaggccactATCCAAAGATGGCGCGAGATCAAGGCCTTTGAGAGACAG GTCGAGCTCTCTGCTGGCAAGCCCAACTACACCTTCTACGATGGCCCCCCCTTCGCGACTGGTCTGCCTCACTATGGCCATCTCCTGGCCTCCACCATCAAGGACATTATCCCAAGGTATTGGTCCATGAAGGGTTTCCATGTCGAGCGCCGCTTTGGTTGGGATACCCACGGTCTTCCCATCGAACATGAGATCGACAAGAAGCTCGGTATTTCCGGCAAGGCTGctgtgatggagatgggtCTGGAGAAGTACAACGAGGAGTGCAGAGCGATTGTCATGAGATATTCCGAAGAGTGGAGGCACACCATTGAGAGGTTAGGTCGCTGGATCGACTTTGACAACGACTACAAGACCATGGATCCTACTTTCATGGAGTCCGAGTGGTGGGTGTTCAAGCAGCTGTTCGATAAGGGAGAGGTATATCAGGGCTACCGTGTGATGCCCTACTCGACCACACTCACCACTGCTCTGAGCAACTTTGAGGCAAACCAGAACTACCAGGATGTCACCGATCCCGCCGTTATCGTCGCCTTCCCCCTCATCGACGAGCCCGAAACCAACTTCCTCGCCTGGACAACCACCCCCTGGACCCTGCCATCTCACACTGGTCTGGCGGCGCATCCCGACTTCGAATACGTCAAGATTGCCGACGAAAAGACGGGCAAGAACTTCATCATTCTCGAGAAGCTGCTCTCGACGCTCTACAAGGAccccaagaaggccaagttCAAGGTCCTCGCCAAGTACAAGGGCAAGGACATGCTCGGCTGGAAGTACCTGCCCCCATTCGACTACTTCTATGAGGAATACAAGGATGTCGCCTTCAAGCTCCTCAACGCCACTTACGTTACGGCTGAAAGTGGTACCGGTATCGTTCACCAGGCCCCGGCTTTCGGTGAGGACGATTACAACGTAGCCGTTGAGGCTGGCATTGTGACCGAGAAGCGCCCTCCTCCCGACCCGGTTGATGACTCGGGTGTTTTCACCAGCAAGGTTTCCGATTTTGCCGGCCTCCACGTGAAGAAGGCCGACAAGGAGATTATCAAGTACTTGAAGGGCACTGGCAGGCTCATTGTTGAGTCTCAGTACAAGCATTCGTACCCCATGTGTTATCGTTCCGATACCCCTCTGATCTACAAGGCTGTGCCTTCTTGGTTCATCCGCATCCCCAAGATCATTCCTCAGATGCTCGAGAACATCGAGGGCTCGCACTGGGTTCCCTCGTTTGTCAAAGAGAAGCGTTTCGCAAGCTGGATCGCAAATGCTCGGGACTGGAATGTGTCCCGCAACAGATATTGGGGTACTCCCATCCCCCTGTGGATCAGCGATGACGGAGAGGAGCGTGTCTGCATTGGCAGCATTGAAGAGCTGAAGGAGCTGAGTGGCTATGAGGGTGAGATCGCAGATCTCCACCGTCACAAGATTGACCACATCACCATTCCCAGCAAGCAAGGCAAGGGCATCCTCAAGCGCGTTGAGGAGGTCTTCGACTGTTGGTTTGAGTCTGGCAGCATGCCTTATGCCAGCAAGCACTATCCCTTTGAGaacaaggaggagtttgagaagagCTTTCCTGGTGACTTCATTGCCGAGGGCCTTGATCAGACCAGAGGCTGGTTCTACACTCTTCTCGTTCTTGGCACCCACCTCTTTGGCATCTCCCCTTTCAAGAACTGTGTCGTCAACGGCATTGTGCTCGCTGAAGATGGCAAGAAGATGTCCAAGCGCCTGAAGAACTACCCAGATCCCACCGTCGTCATGTCCAAGTATGGTTCTGATGCCCTCCGTCTGTACCTCATCAACTCGCCTGTAGTGAGAGCCGAGCCTCTTCGCTTCAAAGAGTCTGGTGTCAAGGAGGTCGTGGCCAAGGTTCTTCTTCCCTTCTGGAACAGTTACAAATTCTTCGAGGGCCAAGTTGCGCTCCTCAAGAAGGTTGAGAATATTGACTACAAGTTCGACCCCAGCATGGAGTCGTCCAACACCAATGTTATGGACAAGTGGATTTTGGCAAGTTGCCAGAGTCTGCTCAAGTTTGTCAACGAGGAGATGGCTG CCTACCGTCTGTACACTGTCGTGCCCAAGCTTCTTGAGTTGattgacaacaccaccaactgGTACATCCGTTTCAACCGGAAGCGGTTGAAGGGTGAGAACGGTCTTGAGGACACCCTCCACGCTCTCAACACCCTCTTTGAGGTTCTTTTCACGCTGTGCCGTGGCTTGGCACCCTTCACTCCCTTCCTCACTGATACCATCTACCTGAAGCTCCTTCCTTCCATCCCTGAGAAGCTCCAGGGCCAGGACCCCCGCAGTGTTCATTTCCTACCCTTCCCCGAAGTCAGGCAAGAGCTTTTCAACCCTGACGTTGAGCGCAGAGTGCAGCGCATGCAGAAAGTTATCGAGCTGGGCAGATACTCCCGCGAGAGACGTACTATCGGTCTCAAGCAGCCCCTCAAGACGCTCATTGTCATTCATCACGACCCACAGTATCTGGAAGACGTGCGGTCGCTCCAGGATTACATCACTGAGGAGCTCAACATTCGCGACATTGTGCTGACCTCGGATGAGGCACAGTATGGTGTGCAGTACAGCGTCACGGCTGACTGGCCCGTACTtggcaagaagctcaagaaggaCATGGGCAAGGTCAAGAAGGCGCTGCCAAGTGTCACCAGCGAGGAGGCGTATGCCTACACTCAGACTGGTaagttggtggtggacggCATCACCCTCGAGGCTGGCGACCTGGTTGTCAAGCGTgggttgaaggaggatgagTCTTCCAAGAACTTGGAGACCAACACCGACAACGATGTCCTTACCATTCTCGATGTCGAGATCTACCCCGGCCTTGCCGAGGAGGGTCTTGCTCGTGAGATCATCAACAGAGTCCAGAGGCTGCGCAAGAAGGCTGGTCTTCAGGTCACCGATGACATCAAGATGGAGTACAGAGTGCTCAGCGATCCTGAGAACACTGGCTTGGAGAAGGTGTTTGAGTCCCACAATGAGACTATTACCAAGGCTCTGCGTAGGCCGATTGACAAGCATGAGGTCACCCACATTATGGGCCAGATccccgagaagaaggaggagggcatcattgctgaggaagagcaagaagtACAAAAGGCTACTTTCTTGCTGCGTCTCCTCAAGCTCTAA
- a CDS encoding hypothetical protein (COG:S; EggNog:ENOG503P6PI), whose translation MTRKTRPIQRFAQAVSKCTAEATVYGQCVVADYNSVHKNQCAREFMALKNCYLAAAKQGK comes from the exons ATGACCCGAAAGACTCGTCCCATCCAACGGTTCGCTCAAGCTGTGTCAAAATGCACTGCTGAG GCTACCGTATATGGTCAATGTGTGGTTGCCGACTACAACTCCGTACACAAGAACCAATGTGCCAGAGAATTTATGGCGTTGAAGAATTGTTACCTA GCTGCCGCAAAACAGGGTAAATag
- a CDS encoding hypothetical protein (COG:S; EggNog:ENOG503P06D) has product MPPHSSLPLRDGRAGPPLPSSSNTFVNSNSSQLHEPYSDEDIELIHEIVALGESIFPTLPERDKLPTEALFRAAEEILPNHGYDPDDPPSHISRLIFKIGGQRSGETLSHKFRTVLEGMGIKLEFVPSSPPTRPDSLRSFPLTEEETTVELELGTTPRRQQLPQQRRRRHSSVSRRSDRTVVSDEGTYELPIRARSRPRSQSVSFLDKPGRDHSDDESTRPFSRLGRDGRVVHADPRPVLKATTKENIKNWSSATREATRNREALRRITNWRRENEQAGNDELEDAIENAVENQRPKQGGPHIPAHFHAHVPIKEVVNLPRGLGSTRPHATTAGNGVNKGRPASPSTIADTEPVYDSPRSDDIINGARRVSDSTAPTQDDDRPRQQESSALSHGDRSAVDIQALEAKLAQLKMAEDEALVKDAFKTWEYYFQIAQDTNRELLAVAEDVEDRDLKNEVIEAWKEEYWALLEEQANIQAFVEHREYTERMEKRATRVYEIYTVRTTITFWHDFALDERDRTAVARRHLVRKKAFAAWRQQLIEDEAKVTNFILMHALQKWSQTTLLSEVRHKVAIKTDQHALIKECLGIMQETQKMHLADTLWSVRIFKFSLNTWLDRANDAMDQHELAIDVDERLVLDEATGIWHEETLYLQDTAMEATVEGLRQECRRTMAYWQEQARLNKLLKWYQDADEEDTRYHVLDTWYSAFQGALQDAEDADAILLREPLTRWENVTKLKMFTERDDQYTILDVLSHWANEERLGFWRRYTDELAMEGTLKQVQAAAFRSQNERAVDERKAISMDNYYVWGDVVDEWLMALDVGVAWKHRRNADVVNIFRTCRPIVDMWLDYHWANLERDRRAARQADSMVKRFRVIGTLDKWPVITEKKRRERLMSSLRQFRRDYKVKLASSCLEWWFHFAGDHVDTGRYAHDTNIHYESEDINGQLNHWLEVARTAGDMQDVAVDAELEVHCNNWIEELHEAQANAEYAINYDEDKTLGQYWQAWEFEALQQISRNRMALTVKERNDKRWCSQILDEWQQEANPEMTQLDPRASIMSRRSNRTRTHGSGDDTLGPGGFTASQLVTVNTSTLPDRSRFSRPTYPETPRVPTVSQLGRNPPPSARFSTRSRSLGPMLEFDETSFLPDAETNDPGFMSTPTRRTSTLRPLGYRPTTTPSAILPSPLERGLRSEYGANGSLGSTPGIIRSRLGQPPFRGSTLRTRVEFADISEASAEDQ; this is encoded by the exons ATGCCGCCTCACTCCTCTCTGCCCCTCCGAGACGGCAGGGCTGGGCCTCcgcttccttcttcttccaacaCGTTTGTCAACAGCAATAGCAGTCAGCTCCACGAGCCGTATTCAGATGAAG ACATTGAGCTTATCCACGAGATCGTCGCATTGGGAGAGTCCATCTTCCCTACCCTACCAGAACGAGACAAACTACCTACAGAAGCCCTCTTCCGCGCGGCAGAGGAGatcctccccaaccatgGCTACGATCCAGATgaccctccctcccacatcTCGCGCCTCATCTTTAAGATTGGGGGGCAGCGATCGGGGGAGACGCTCAGCCACAAGTTTAGAACCGTCTTAGAAGGAATGGGTATCAAACTTGAGTTTGTTCCGAGCAGTCCACCCACCAGACCTGACTCACTTCGATCTTTTCCACTCACCGAGGAAGAAACCACGGTCGAACTCGAGCTtggcaccaccccccgccgGCAACAGTTGCCACAGCAGAGGCGGCGCAGGCATAGTTCTGTCTCCCGTCGAAGCGATAGAACCGTTGTGTCGGATGAAGGGACTTATGAACTACCTATTCGCGCACGATCGCGACCGAGATCTCAGTCGGTATCGTTCTTGGACAAACCAGGGCGCGACCATTCGGACGACGAATCAACGCGCCCGTTCAGCCGCTTGGGAAGGGACGGAAGAGTGGTCCATGCCGACCCACGGCCGGTACTCAAAGCAACGACAAAGGAAAATATCAAGAATTGGAGCTCGGCCACGAGGGAAGCCACGAGGAACAGGGAAGCCCTGCGGCGCATTACGAATTGGCGCCGGGAAAACGAGCAAGCGGGCAAtgacgagctggaggacGCGATTGAAAATGCGGTAGAGAATCAGCGACCCAAACAAGGCGGGCCGCACATTCCAGCGCATTTTCACGCGCATGTCCCGATCAAGGAGGTTGTCAATCTCCCGCGTGGTTTGGGAAGTACCCGGCCACATGCGACCACTGCCGGAAACGGTGTCAACAAAGGACGGCCCGCATCCCCTTCCACCATCGCGGATACTGAGCCGGTGTACGACTCGCCTCGCTccgacgacatcatcaacggAGCACGACGTGTGAGCGACTCGACCGCTCCGACCCAGGACGACGACCGGCCCCGACAGCAGGAATCTTCCGCATTGTCCCATGGAGATCGTTCCGCCGTGGATATCCAGGCCCTGGAGGCGAAATTGGCGCAGCTCAAGAtggccgaggacgaggcacTCGTCAAGGATGCCTTCAAGACGTGGGAATACTACTTCCAAATCGCCCAGGATACGAACCGTGAACTCTTGGCCGTTGCcgaggatgtcgaggacCGCGACCTCAAGAATGAGGTCATTGAGGCTTGGAAGGAAGAATACTGGGCCCTCCTGGAGGAACAGGCCAATATCCAGGCGTTTGTCGAGCACCGGGAGTACACCGAGCGCATGGAAAAACGCGCGACAAGGGTATACGAAATCTACACTGTTCGTACCACGATCACGTTCTGGCACGACTTTGCGCTGGATGAACGCGACCGGACCGCGGTAGCCCGAAGACATCTGGTGCGCAAGAAGGCTTTTGCAGCCTGGCGCCAGCAGCTCATCGAGGACGAGGCCAAGGTTACCAACTTTATCCTGATGCATGCGCTGCAGAAATGGAGCCAGACTACCCTGCTTTCCGAGGTTCGCCATAAGGTGGCGATCAAGACAGACCAGCATGCCCTCATCAAGGAATGTCTGGGCATCATGCAGGAAACTCAAAAGATGCATCTTGCGGACACACTCTGGTCGGTTCGGATCTTCAAGTTCAGCCTGAACACCTGGCTCGACAGGGCGAATGATGCTATGGATCAGCACGAGCTAGCCATTGACGTGGACGAGAGACTTGTGCTCGACGAGGCAACCGGCATCTGGCACGAAGAAACCCTCTATCTCCAGGACACGGCCATGGAAGCCACCGTCGAGGGACTGAGACAGGAATGCCGCAGGACCATGGCGTATTGGCAGGAGCAGGCAAGGCTCAATAAACTTCTGAAATGGTATCAAGAtgccgacgaggaagacaCAAGGTATCACGTTTTGGATACGTGGTATTCGGCCTTTCAAGGGGCTCTTCAGGATGCCGAAGATGCTGATGCGATTCTGCTCAGAGAACCTCTCACCCGGTGGGAGAACGTGACGAAGCTCAAGATGTTTACCGAGCGCGATGACCAGTACACGATACTCGACGTGCTGTCGCATTGGGCGAACGAGGAACGGCTCGGGTTCTGGAGACGTTACACGGACGAGTTGGCGATGGAGGGGACGCTCAAGCAGGTGCAAGCTGCTGCTTTTAGGTCACAGAACGAACGAGCGGTTGACGAACGAAAGGCCATCAGCATGGATAACTATTATGTGTGGGGTGATGTGGTGGATGAGTGGTTGATGGCGCTGGATGTGGGGGTGGCCTGGAAGCATCGGCGGAATGCAGATGTGGTGAATATCTTTCGCACTTGCAGGCCGATTGTGGATATGTGGCTGGATTACCACTGGGCGAATCTGGAGAGGGATCGTCGTGCTGCGAGACAGGCGGACAGCATGGTCAAGCGTTTCCGTGTTATTGGAACACTGGACAAGTGGCCGGTCATTACGGAGAAGAAGCGaagggagaggttgatgagcTCACTGCGGCAGTTTCGGCGCGATTACAAAGTCAAACTTGCGAGTTCCTGCTTGGAGTGGTGGTTTCACTTTGCTGGTGATCATGTGGACACTGGCAGATATGCTCATGATACCAATATTCACTATGAGAGTGAGGATATCAACGGGCAACTCAATCACTGGCTCGAAGTCGCAAGGACAGCCGGAGATATGCAGGATGTGGCCGTGGACGCCGAATTGGAGGTCCATTGCAACAACTGGATAGAGGAGCTGCACGAAGCCCAGGCAAACGCTGAGTATGCCATCAACTATGACGAGGACAAGACTCTTGGTCAGTACTGGCAGGCTTGGGAGTTTGAGGCTCTGCAGCAGATAAGCAGGAACCGCATGGCTCTCACGGTCAAGGAAAGAAACGACAAGCGTTGGTGCAGCCAGATCTTGGACGAGTGGCAGCAGGAGGCCAATCCGGAAATGACACAGCTTGATCCGAGAGCCAGCATCATGTCCCGCCGCAGCAACAGGACTCGGACCCACGGGTCCGGAGATGATACTCTCGGCCCAGGCGGCTTCACAGCAAGCCAGCTGGTCACcgtcaacaccagcaccctccccgaccGTTCTCGCTTCTCCCGCCCTACCTACCCAGAAACACCCCGTGTTCCAACCGTCTCCCAACTCGGCCgcaacccaccaccctctgcTCGCTTCTCCACTCGCTCCAGAAGTCTTGGCCCAATGCTCGAATTTGACGAGACTAGCTTCTTGCCTGATGCTGAGACCAATGATCCTGGGTTCATGAGCACTCCCACGAGAAGGACTAGCACTTTGCGGCCGTTGGGTTATCGACCCACGACTACCCCGTCTGCTatcctccccagccccttGGAGCGGGGATTGAGGAGTGAGTACGGCGCGAACGGTAGCTTGGGAAGTACTCCAGGGATCATCAGGTCGAGGCTGGGCCAGCCGCCGTTCAGGGGGAGCACGTTGAGGACGAGGGTCGAGTTTGCGGATATCAGTGAGGCTAGTGCTGAGGATCAGTAG
- the RPL26A gene encoding 60S ribosomal protein L26A (EggNog:ENOG503P4CI; BUSCO:EOG09265DAV; COG:J) has product MAKVSTNVSSSRRKSRKAHFSAPSSVRRDIMSAPLSKELREKYNVRSIPIRKDDEVTIVRGSQKDKEGKVTSVYRLKYVIHVERVVREKATGAAVPLGIHPSNVVITKLKLDKDREAILERIKAGREASKPKAAATA; this is encoded by the exons ATGGCCAAGGTCTCTACCA ACGTTTCGTCCTCCAGACGCAAGTCTCGCAAGGCTCACTTCTCCGCGCCTTCCAGCGTTCGTCGCGACATCATGAGCGCTCCCCTCTCCAAGGAGCTCCGTGAGAAGTACAAC GTCCgctccatccccatccgcaAGGACGACGAGGTCACCATCGTTCGTGGCTCCCAGAAGGATAAGGAGGGCAAGGTCACCTCCGTCTACCGTCTCAAGTACGTCATCCACGTCGAGCGCGTCGTCCGCGAGAAGGCCACCGGTGCCGCCGTCCCCCTCGGcatccacccctccaacgtggtcatcaccaagctcaagctcgaCAAGGACCGTGAGGCCATCCTTGAGCGCATCAAGGCCGGCCGTGAAgcttccaagcccaaggcCGCTGCCACTGCTTAA
- a CDS encoding hypothetical protein (EggNog:ENOG503NX5N) — MVSHHGDGPTVLALRGTSSAVEASDRRRETGAPRAAASHVSSRSRRYNRSHAGGTSFVPQNEFPVFSHSGDVEILVRLASGHENRYLLHRHTLTRCSGFFEISTSNEWSRAQTVPENTPPSLPAPPTAGAIEGVKPAGASQQLTRIEDQGIVGSNDGGAVGKPSSASLTPVKKRWRYELDFGSGGDDIPMLVQKEERGPPPTTNSLFGGPPPSHSSSRHHSSKSTSHSFFRSVANLSLSSSGNHAPSLPPPTPAEEDLLRDYDNLFRIMYNYAPTLDPINIADAYIQCKSLLNLADQYDALAVVGPRVDHHMLQFQSRLWKQIAKYPISYLRLGYLARSKVIFQEALVHVVGQWPAGERSIRAAFPETVIDIIEDKVDELEETVSRIEARLFRLTLTNRSSGERVSPGTNYLDWLAVSLFRTWLADNTTPPPPLPPPPPERTGRSSRTALTNGNSGSSGRHRNNSSSSSSSAAGALVPASSNGNSNSAQRNVHFHPPPPSVPPLATLGRTYRILGSTQNEKGYLTHDECKRFLKLTPDLYSRDNLRRFEKRIDELKAMAREVVRPLMGSGLELELQGGGQVSYLTCTRVGERDLPWVGGGGMVRYD; from the coding sequence ATGGTGTCGCATCACGGCGACGGGCCCACGGTCCTGGCACTGCGGGGGACCTCATCCGCCGTGGAGGCAAGCGACCGAAGGAGAGAGACCGGCGCCCCCCGCGCGGCAGCTTCACATGTCTCGTCGCGCTCGAGACGCTACAATCGGTCTCATGCTGGTGGCACCTCGTTCGTTCCGCAGAATGAGTTCCCCGTCTTCAGTCACAGTGGCGATGTCGAAATCCTGGTGCGTCTCGCATCCGGCCACGAGAATCGATACCTCCTTCACCGACATACCCTGACCCGATGCTCTGGGTTTTTCGAGATCAGCACCAGCAATGAATGGTCGCGAGCGCAAACAGTCCCCGAGAATACGCCGCCGTCGCTACCAGCACCTCCCACTGCTGGCGCAATCGAGGGAGTCAAGCCGGCAGGAGCGTCGCAGCAGCTGACAAGGATAGAGGACCAAGGGATTGTGGGGAGCAATGATGGAGGTGCGGTTGGGAAACCATCGTCTGCATCGCTGACgccggtgaagaagagatggAGATATGAATTAGACTTTGGGTCAGGGGGCGACGATATTCCCATGCTGGTGCAAAAGGAGGAGCGAGGCCCGCCCCCGACGACCAATTCGCTTTTTGGcggaccaccaccctcacacTCCTCCAGCCGCCATCACAGCAGTAAATCAACATCGCACTCTTTCTTTCGATCTGTCGCCAACCTCAGTCTGTCGTCATCCGGCAACCACGCGccatccctcccaccaccaacaccagccgAAGAAGACCTCCTGCGCGACTACGACAACCTGTTCAGAATCATGTACAACTACGCCCCCACCCTCGACCCGATCAACATAGCAGATGCCTACATCCAATGTAAATCATTGCTCAACCTTGCCGACCAATACGACgccctcgccgtcgtcggcCCGCGGGTCGACCACCACATGCTCCAGTTCCAATCCCGCCTCTGGAAGCAAATAGCAAAATACCCCATCTCCTACCTCCGGCTAGGCTACCTCGCCAGGTCAAAAGTTATCTTTCAAGAAGCGTTGGTCCACGTTGTCGGTCAATGGCCCGCAGGCGAGCGCTCCATTAGGGCTGCCTTCCCGGAGACGGTAATAGACATAATAGAAGACAAGGTCGACGAGCTAGAGGAGACGGTGTCCCGAATCGAGGCGAGGTTGTTCCGACTCACTCTGACGAATCGATCTTCCGGGGAGAGGGTTTCACCAGGGACGAATTATCTCGACTGGCTGGCGGTTAGTCTGTTTCGCACCTGGCTGGCGGATAACACcacccctccgccgcctcttcccccgccaccaccagaacGGACGGGAAGGTCCTCCCGCACCGCACTTACAAATGGAAATTCGGGGAGCAGCGGCCGCCATAGGAATaactcttcttcgtcgtcgtcctcggcggcgggcgCTCTTGTCCCTGCGAGCTCGAACGGCAACAGCAATTCTGCCCAGAGGAACGTCCActttcaccctccccctccgtctGTACCCCCGTTGGCTACCTTGGGGAGGACGTATAGAATACTAGGATCGACCCAAAACGAAAAAGGGTACCTGACGCATGACGAGTGCAAGAGGTTTCTGAAGCTGACGCCTGACCTGTACTCGAGAGATAATTTGAGAAGGTTTGAGAAGCGGATTGATGAGCTAAAGGctatggcgagggaggtggtgaggccGTTGATGGGGAGCGGGCTTGAGCTCGAGTTGCAGGGGGGTGGGCAGGTGAGTTATTTGACTTGTACGCgtgttggggagagggatctgccttgggtgggaggggggggaatgGTGAGGTATGATTAG